In the genome of bacterium, one region contains:
- a CDS encoding DUF6029 family protein, protein MALHLRLPLRPARLLPAVLLSALLTAAGARGAERAVPDWTLNDLQGRPVSFHEALDRGPVLVSFWALWCGPCLKELGHLSQLAADTRGELTVLAVNVDSPRSVHKVAPWVAAQGYDDLVVVLDTAGDVQRLMQVGGTMPLLLLHDATGREVYRHTGYRGGDELLLRAEVSRLLAPDAAGAEVCEHTAPDGDDTGADAGATRIADRLEYSYSTETQREIAENWLDVIHSRGRFSVGALLDARQPAEEGDRGNELRHRFAQYRGRVVEARAGHFYGMFGRGLLFAAHEDRTLRTDTALDGLLVRARGERWRAAAFTGAPRALDLDVRGLDVEADPFAGIGLGGTVLTWSGPATPVREGALLRDYALSGRASLARAGGNIYAEFGAKRAWVDDGTGSWREDWGHGLYAGAAAATGPLGLSCEVMDFERFTVLDQADGRTSLNNPPSLTREHLYTLLNRNPYLRDADDERGWQAEASWTGPAGWSALANASRLESQAGVRHFRERYLQVQRESWGPFLVRAGLDLRDVRSKGLQRDETFTTLVAETVWHATDRDSWSLKAEHQHAEDSGTASGGLGAYDRQFFTLEFARSPRWTLTAMLETNNKYAAQREFLEEAGPYPAAQVGWAPTEGSLVTLWAGERLGGYVCAGGVCKYEPAFSGVELYATFRLDPDGGR, encoded by the coding sequence ATGGCCCTGCACCTCCGGTTGCCGCTCCGGCCGGCGCGACTGCTGCCGGCCGTCCTGCTGTCGGCGCTGCTGACGGCCGCCGGCGCGCGCGGCGCCGAGCGCGCCGTCCCCGACTGGACCCTGAACGACTTGCAGGGCCGGCCCGTGAGCTTCCACGAAGCCCTCGACCGCGGGCCCGTGCTGGTCTCCTTCTGGGCCCTGTGGTGCGGTCCCTGCCTGAAGGAGCTGGGCCACCTGTCGCAGCTCGCCGCCGACACGCGCGGCGAGCTGACCGTCCTGGCGGTGAACGTCGACTCGCCGCGCAGCGTGCACAAGGTGGCCCCCTGGGTGGCGGCCCAGGGCTACGACGACCTGGTCGTCGTGCTGGACACCGCCGGGGACGTCCAGCGCCTGATGCAGGTCGGCGGCACCATGCCGCTACTGCTGCTCCACGACGCGACCGGTCGCGAGGTCTACCGCCACACGGGCTACCGCGGGGGCGACGAGCTGCTCCTGCGGGCCGAGGTGTCGCGCCTGCTGGCGCCGGACGCCGCCGGCGCCGAGGTCTGCGAGCACACGGCCCCCGACGGCGACGACACCGGCGCCGATGCCGGCGCGACCCGGATCGCCGACCGCCTGGAGTACTCCTACAGCACCGAGACGCAGCGCGAGATCGCCGAGAACTGGCTCGACGTGATCCACTCGCGCGGCCGGTTCTCCGTCGGCGCGCTGCTGGACGCCCGCCAGCCCGCCGAAGAGGGCGACCGCGGCAACGAGCTGCGCCACCGTTTCGCGCAGTACCGCGGGCGCGTCGTCGAGGCGCGGGCCGGGCACTTCTACGGCATGTTCGGGCGCGGGCTGCTGTTCGCCGCCCACGAGGACCGCACGCTGCGCACCGACACGGCGCTGGACGGCCTGCTGGTCCGCGCGCGCGGCGAGCGCTGGCGCGCCGCCGCCTTCACCGGCGCCCCGCGCGCGCTGGACCTGGACGTGCGCGGGCTCGACGTCGAGGCCGACCCGTTCGCGGGCATCGGTCTGGGCGGCACGGTGCTGACCTGGTCGGGACCGGCGACCCCGGTGCGCGAGGGCGCCCTGCTGCGCGACTACGCCCTGTCCGGGCGCGCCTCGCTCGCGCGCGCCGGCGGCAATATCTACGCGGAGTTCGGGGCCAAGCGCGCCTGGGTCGACGACGGGACCGGCTCCTGGCGGGAGGACTGGGGGCACGGCCTGTACGCGGGCGCCGCCGCCGCGACCGGACCGCTGGGCCTGTCGTGCGAGGTCATGGACTTCGAGCGCTTCACCGTGCTCGACCAGGCGGACGGGCGCACGTCGCTGAACAACCCGCCGTCGCTGACGCGCGAGCACCTCTACACGCTGCTGAACCGCAACCCCTACCTGCGCGACGCCGACGACGAACGCGGCTGGCAGGCCGAAGCCAGCTGGACCGGCCCCGCCGGTTGGAGCGCCCTCGCCAACGCCAGCCGCCTCGAGAGCCAGGCGGGCGTGCGCCACTTCCGCGAGCGCTACCTCCAGGTCCAGCGGGAGTCGTGGGGGCCGTTCCTCGTGCGCGCCGGGCTCGACCTGCGCGACGTCCGCAGCAAGGGCCTGCAACGCGACGAGACCTTCACCACACTGGTCGCCGAGACGGTCTGGCACGCCACGGACCGCGACTCCTGGTCGCTGAAGGCGGAGCACCAGCACGCCGAGGACAGCGGCACCGCCTCCGGCGGCCTGGGCGCCTACGACCGGCAGTTCTTCACGTTGGAGTTCGCGCGCTCGCCGCGCTGGACGCTGACCGCCATGCTCGAGACGAACAACAAGTACGCCGCCCAGCGCGAGTTCCTGGAGGAGGCCGGCCCCTACCCCGCCGCGCA
- a CDS encoding FlgD immunoglobulin-like domain containing protein produces MKRTTAAIALITLAAATVAAAHPIPRTVLLETFTNVSCAGCATANPVTAQAMAGHGRHELLNVQHHVEWPQPADPFYLAAPAEIAARVQAYGIQNVPELFTCGANAPTPGDAAALDAAVDAARDRLSPLRVVVASQWNGATQVTAVVGVKAVAAPPVGVLKLRVAVVDELETFASPPGDNGETAFHWSLRDLAPTDAGTSFTIQTGDSLVFQFPVAVAPAWYDTDLHLVAWVQDDATREVLQAGSDLPRSDYAAAYYSDRYAAVSPTGTLIRMEGWLENLGLQPDTYDIHLDAATPGWSVSACVGSTCYPPWVTDVVATMAAGTEQHVGVNVLPSTAGATGNVTVTVTSRGDAAIAFTRTFRVITPGATVLVVDGDPAHPYLPYFTAAVGTAGRTWTDWDRVAFGLPSAADLSWFDVVVWNAGLAVPALPAGDRDLLEARLDAGGELLLSGQDLAFGLCDPGSPDGGPQALAWYEAATGASFVADDSYDTSLTGVAGDPIGDGLAFAIAGGDGADNQDYPDELAAAPNARACLLYAPGRAAAVRFGRDGARIVTLGFGFEGVATAAQRAALMDRILDWLQDTTVAAPATPLTAAIAAADAHPNPFNPSTTLRFTLGGDAPAVPVSVDIHDVEGRRVRALWRGPLAPGDRTLTWDGTDDRGAPVAGGLYLAVVRTDEATATIKLTLVK; encoded by the coding sequence TTGAAACGCACCACGGCCGCCATCGCCCTGATCACCCTGGCCGCGGCCACCGTCGCCGCCGCCCACCCGATCCCGCGCACGGTCCTGCTGGAGACGTTCACCAACGTCAGCTGCGCCGGCTGCGCGACCGCCAACCCCGTCACGGCCCAGGCCATGGCCGGCCACGGGCGGCACGAGCTGCTCAACGTGCAGCACCACGTCGAATGGCCGCAGCCCGCCGACCCCTTCTACCTCGCGGCGCCCGCGGAGATCGCGGCCCGCGTCCAGGCCTACGGCATCCAGAACGTGCCGGAGCTGTTCACCTGCGGCGCGAACGCGCCGACGCCCGGGGACGCCGCGGCGTTGGACGCCGCCGTGGACGCGGCGCGCGACCGGCTGTCCCCCCTGCGCGTGGTCGTGGCCTCGCAGTGGAACGGCGCCACCCAGGTGACGGCCGTCGTGGGCGTCAAGGCCGTGGCCGCGCCGCCCGTCGGCGTCCTGAAGCTGCGCGTGGCCGTGGTCGACGAGCTGGAGACGTTCGCCTCGCCGCCCGGCGACAACGGCGAGACCGCGTTCCACTGGTCGCTGCGCGACCTGGCCCCGACCGACGCCGGGACCTCCTTCACCATCCAGACCGGCGACTCGCTGGTCTTCCAATTCCCCGTCGCCGTCGCGCCGGCGTGGTACGACACCGACCTGCACCTGGTCGCCTGGGTCCAGGACGACGCCACCCGGGAGGTCCTGCAGGCCGGCAGCGACCTGCCGCGCAGCGACTACGCCGCGGCCTACTATTCCGACCGCTACGCCGCCGTCTCCCCGACCGGCACGCTGATCCGCATGGAAGGCTGGCTCGAGAATCTCGGCCTGCAGCCCGACACCTACGACATCCACCTGGACGCCGCGACGCCGGGCTGGTCGGTCTCGGCCTGCGTGGGCAGCACCTGCTACCCGCCCTGGGTGACGGACGTCGTCGCCACGATGGCCGCGGGAACCGAGCAGCACGTCGGCGTGAACGTGCTGCCCTCGACCGCCGGCGCGACGGGGAACGTCACCGTCACCGTCACCAGCCGCGGCGACGCCGCCATCGCCTTCACCCGCACGTTCCGCGTGATCACCCCGGGCGCGACGGTCCTGGTCGTCGACGGCGATCCGGCGCACCCCTACCTGCCCTACTTCACGGCCGCCGTCGGGACCGCCGGCCGCACCTGGACGGACTGGGATCGCGTCGCGTTCGGTTTGCCCTCGGCCGCCGACCTGTCCTGGTTCGACGTCGTGGTCTGGAACGCCGGCCTCGCCGTGCCCGCCCTGCCGGCCGGCGACCGCGACCTGCTGGAAGCCCGCCTCGACGCCGGCGGCGAGTTGCTGCTCTCGGGGCAGGACCTCGCCTTCGGCCTCTGCGATCCCGGCAGCCCCGACGGCGGTCCGCAAGCGCTGGCGTGGTACGAGGCGGCCACCGGCGCCTCCTTCGTCGCCGACGACTCGTACGACACCTCCCTGACCGGGGTCGCCGGCGACCCGATCGGCGACGGCCTGGCCTTCGCCATCGCCGGCGGGGACGGCGCCGACAACCAGGACTACCCGGACGAGTTGGCTGCGGCGCCGAACGCCCGCGCCTGCCTGCTCTACGCGCCCGGCCGGGCCGCCGCCGTGCGCTTCGGGCGCGACGGCGCCCGCATCGTCACCCTGGGCTTCGGCTTTGAGGGCGTGGCCACCGCCGCCCAGCGCGCCGCGCTGATGGACCGGATCCTGGACTGGCTGCAGGACACGACGGTCGCCGCCCCGGCGACCCCGCTCACCGCGGCCATCGCGGCGGCGGACGCCCATCCGAACCCCTTCAACCCGTCCACGACGCTGCGCTTCACGCTGGGCGGGGACGCGCCCGCCGTGCCGGTGTCGGTCGACATCCACGACGTGGAGGGCCGCCGAGTGCGCGCGCTCTGGCGGGGTCCCCTGGCGCCCGGCGACCGCACCCTGACCTGGGACGGCACGGACGACCGCGGTGCGCCGGTCGCCGGCGGCCTGTACCTGGCCGTGGTGCGGACGGACGAGGCGACGGCCACGATCAAGCTGACGCTCGTGAAATGA